A stretch of the Uranotaenia lowii strain MFRU-FL chromosome 3, ASM2978415v1, whole genome shotgun sequence genome encodes the following:
- the LOC129755544 gene encoding protein pygopus-like, whose amino-acid sequence MTDNLGMAQYRMPGPGLGCPPDFKSPSESPQLPISAPSQPKKRRKTSNANNANSVVTQPTPTPSPQDLLPPPPTGYGDTIVASNPFDDTPTHTPPSHLSHMHHGGPGMMGHMGGGGMGHGGPMGMNHMGMHPHHMGGPMGHHGPPHGPPHGGPMHGMPPHGMSHGSPHHGMGPHGPMGPGVPQGPPMRGMSPMGMGSPMGHPMHMNAGMGQMGGMGPHGPMQRGGMSPMGTIPGAQIGGLSPMGGMNQNLSPMGPMGGMSPMSQQQMNNKSVGSPMSGGNIGSPMNSMPGMGSPHGGQGQMIGSPMNTSGGHMNNGPMGPPMNSPLGNGPPNHVPLGPNSAGHSQPVSSAGPTVGGQTSPNVATGVSSNNRMNLPNGAMTNQQSAGNLNQLPHQMGPQQPPNSQQQGPQQQPIQQQQQQQQQQQLQVSQPNQSPSMMPGQQQSMNPSPAAQSQPLPPNPPQPQQQSHASPLPHQSPHGQHGPPSGGGGPVGHMMGPGGPQQQQMNPGGMVGPGGANMGGMSPAGMGPGGMGGMPPNSMGGMNHHPPHHPGNHQQNPHMSPGMGVPGGPNNMHHMGMPPHGNMPPGHAGHRPPMGPGGPMGPGGPGGMGMGGPVGMGGPMGHMGGMGGGMGGSPMQSPHMMGGPMGGLGPPGNGPPNHHHHMNMFGPKPMPVTSGKLYPPDQSKVFNPQNPNAPPIYPCGGCHKEVHDNDQGILCESGCNFWFHRTCSGLTEAAFNFIHTEVYAEWCCDKCLSSKNIPLVKFKP is encoded by the exons ATGACAGATAACCTGGGTATGGCTCAATATCGTATGCCAGGCCCGGGACTAGGATGTCCACCGGATTTCAAGTCACCCTCCGAATCTCCGCAACTGCCAATTTCGGCACCAAGCCAACCAAAAAAGCGGAGGAAAACGTCGAATGCAAACAATGCCAACTCGGTAGTAACACAACCTACCCCGACACCATCTCCCCAAGATCTACTGCCGCCACCTCCAACGGGATACGGTGACACTATTGTGGCATCAAATCCTTTCGATGACACACCGACTCATACACCTCCCTCGCATTTGAGCCACATGCACCACGGAGGTCCGGGAATGATGGGCCACATGGGCGGTGGAGGAATGGGCCACGGAGGTCCGATGGGAATGAATCATATGGGAATGCATCCGCATCATATGGGTGGTCCGATGGGTCATCATGGTCCACCACATGGGCCTCCTCATGGTGGGCCAATGCACGGCATGCCTCCTCACGGAATGAGTCATGGTTCTCCGCATCATGGAATGGGACCACACGGTCCGATGGGTCCCGGAGTTCCTCAGGGTCCTCCGATGCGAGGTATGAGCCCAATGGGAATGGGCAGTCCGATGGGACATCCTATGCATATGAACGCTGGAATGGGACAGATGGGTGGAATGGGCCCACATGGTCCGATGCAACGAGGAGGAATGAGCCCGATGGGAACGATACCTGGTGCGCAAATTGGAGGTTTAAGTCCAATGGGTGGCATGAATCAGAATCTTTCACCCATGGGACCTATGGGTGGAATGTCGCCAATGAGTCAGCAGCAAATGAACAACAAGTCTGTCGGAAGTCCAATGAGTGGCGGTAATATCGGAAGTCCCATGAATTCTATGCCAGGCATGGGTTCACCTCATGGAGGACAGGGCCAGATGATAGGAAGTCCCATGAACACGAGTGGCGGCCATATGAACAACGGACCAATGGGTCCGCCTATGAATAGTCCTCTTGGCAACGGTCCCCCTAATCATGTTCCTCTGGGCCCAAATTCGGCAGGCCATAGTCAACCAGTATCATCGGCAGGTCCGACAGTTGGTGGCCAAACATCACCGAATGTCGCAACTGGCGTCAGTAGTAATAATAGGATGAACTTACCCAATGGTGCAATGACAAATCAACAATCTGCAGGCAACCTCAATCAATTACCTCATCAGATGGGTCCTCAGCAGCCACCGAACAGTCAACAGCAAGGTCCTCAACAGCAGCCcattcagcagcagcaacagcaacaacaacagcaacagttGCAAGTTAGTCAACCTAATCAATCGCCATCGATGATGCCTGGTCAACAGCAATCGATGAATCCATCCCCGGCAGCTCAATCGCAACCTTTGCCACCCAATCCACCCCAGCCACAGCAACAATCGCATGCATCTCCACTTCCGCATCAATCTCCGCACGGCCAACACGGCCCCCCTAGTGGAGGAGGTGGACCAGTGGGTCATATGATGGGACCAGGTGGACCACAGCAACAGCAAATGAATCCAGGCGGTATGGTTGGTCCAGGAGGTGCTAACATGGGAGGTATGAGCCCCGCTGGAATGGGTCCCGGAGGTATGGGAGGAATGCCACCGAACTCAATGGGTGGAATGAACCATCATCCGCCACATCACCCAGGAAATCATCAACAAAATCCTCATATGTCACCGGGAATGGGAGTCCCGGGAGGCCCAAATAATATGCATCACATGGGAATGCCCCCGCACGGGAACATGCCACCAGGACACGCGGGTCATAGGCCCCCGATGGGTCCCGGAGGACCAATGGGGCCGGGAGGACCTGGAGGAATGGGCATGGGAGGCCCGGTAGGAATGGGTGGCCCAATGGGTCACATGGGAGGTATGGGTGGTGGCATGGGTGGAAGTCCTATGCAGTCACCCCACATGATGGGAGGACCGATGGGTGGCCTGGGACCACCGGGAAACGGACCGCCGAATCATCACCATCATATGAACATGTTTGGCCCCAAACCGATGCCAGTTACATCGGGTAAACTGTATCCGCCGGATCAATCGAAGGTGTTCAACCCGCAAAATCCCAACGCGCCCCCGATCTATCCATGCGGTGGATGTCACAAGGAGGTGCACGACAACGATCAAGGCATTCTGTGCGAATCCGGCTGCAACTTCTGGTTTCATAG AACGTGCAGCGGCCTGACGGAGGCAGCTTTCAACTTTATCCACACCGAAGTGTACGCCGAGTGGTGCTGCGACAAGTGTCTATCTTCCAAGAACATACCGCTGGTAAAGTTTAAACCGTAG
- the LOC129757517 gene encoding tubulin polyglutamylase TTLL13-like isoform X1, giving the protein MLPRRNKPTKLPPKSSKAKRKSSDEDESTEETPSASTASSSASESGSTDGSDCSSGSDSEMDTTETSFSSKSAVECVGSSKQQGLLKVNHRSYAVFCDSNKNCKGFCKGLCSSHSPGADPSEEVRKEPNCNRKTRAKTENGVRRSKKSRRIPPISICILNSRYDIIPRICRRLGYKLVGESELWNVCWTDSLVGVDFCRDMRRFQKVNHFPGMFEICRKDLLARNLNRMLKLFPTEYAIFPKTWIFPADLGEAIAYSRLHRSKTYILKPDQGSQGRGIFITKNLKDVNPRDRLICQVYIHRPLLIDGYKFDLRVYTLVTSTDPLRVFVYKEGFARFATNKYREPCITNTSNNFMHLTNYSVNKYSRCFVNDEEVGSKRKFATLNRILTSEGYDIAELWNNIDDVIVKTILSSWQVLRHTYQASFPTHDIIQACFEILGFDIIIDYKLKPYILEVNHSPSFHTDESIDKEIKEALLTDTFIMLNLTGEVKKRVLEEDKQRIQSRLLQRLRDYSKSKETGKENSNESKNAEEEDETPPEDFTGPWAEQINWEETHLGGFRRILPVPGDPERYSHLFLAQTQASVYSETAASKKREECAKQQRIELEERHKLNQAMLHKNNKGKNMCFGEDSSPGTAKQKKKKIKIVKKRDHYSPDFIVDYEERERVALLTQRDFLIRTCGLIQNIYLNFNRHKLLTMSDMRKYQDVFAKLVAADSMQDSNNQSSNQSSTGTSLPVLSNNQQQHYGNNATSLSTNSGSTGSNSTNQKLQIKSLVAINDGSSWMQCTEILPPSRPPLPYLLAAQPTSYRSTKSTMARQVTNVVKRHNMDSRQLYSASDKVI; this is encoded by the exons ATGCTACCTCGCAGAAACAAACCTACCAAATTGCCTCCAAAGTCATCCAAAGCGAAGCGGAAATCCTCAGACGAAGATGAATCGACCGAGGAAACTCCTTCAGCATCTACTGCATCCTCGTCAGCCTCTGAGTCCGGATCAACCGATGGATCGGATTGCAGTTCCGGTTCGGACTCCGAGATGGACACCACGGAGACCTCGTTCTCGTCCAAAAGTGCCGTCGAATGTGTTGGGAGCAGCAAGCAGCAAGGATTACTCAAAGTTAACCATCGATCTTACGCGGTGTTCTGTGATTCAAACAAAAACTGCAAGGGATTCTGCAAAGGATTATGCAGCAGCCACTCACCGGGGGCTGATCCGAGTGAAGAAGTGAGAAAGGAGCCCAA TTGTAATAGAAAAACACGCGCCAAAACCGAGAATGGTGTGCGTAGAAGCAAGAAGTCTAGGAGAAT ACCACCAATCAGTATTTGCATTTTAAACTCTCGGTACGATATAATACCTCGGATATGTCGCCGTCTGGGTTACAAGCTGGTGGGAGAGTCGGAGCTATGGAACGTTTGCTGGACGGATTCGCTGGTGGGAGTGGACTTTTGTCGGGACATGCGACGCTTCCAGAAAGTGAACCACTTCCCAGGGATGTTCGAAATCTGCCGCAAAGATCTGTTGGCTAGGAACCTGAACCGGATGTTGAAACTATTCCCGACCGAGTACGCGATCTTCCCGAAGACATGGATTTTCCCGGCCGA CTTGGGAGAAGCGATCGCGTACAGTCGGTTGCACCGCAGCAAAACGTACATCCTTAAACCGGACCAAGGATCGCAGGGCCGAGGAATATTCATCACAAAGAATTTGAAGGACGTGAATCCTAGGGATCGACTGATCTGTCAAGTTTATATTCATAGG ccCCTGCTAATAGACGGATATAAATTCGATTTGAGAGTATACACGCTGGTGACTTCAACGGATCCACTCCGAGTTTTCGTTTACAAGGAGGGGTTTGCCAGATTTGCAACGAACAAGTACCGTGAGCCCTGTATCACGAATACCTCGAATAACTTTATGCACCTTACCAACTACTCGGTGAACAAGTATAGTCGATGTTTCGTCAACGATGAGGAAGTCGGCAGCAAAAGAAAATTCGCCACGTTAAATCGGATTTTAACATCGGAAGGTTACGACATAGCAGAACTATGGAACAACATTGATGATGTGATTGTGAAGACCATTCTTAGTTCCTGGCAGGTTTTGAGGCACACGTATCAGGCGAGCTTCCCAACGCATGATATCATACAGGCGTGTTTCGAAATCTTAGGCTTCGACATCATCATAGACTACAAACTTAAGCCATACATTCTGGAGGTGAATCATTCGCCATCGTTCCACACAGACGAATCGATCGACAAAGAAATCAAAGAAGCATTACTCACCGACACCTTCATTATGCTGAACCTGACTGGAGAGGTAAAGAAGCGTGTTCTCGAAGAGGACAAACAGCGTATTCAAAGTAGACTGCTACAAAGACTGCGTGACTATTCTAAGAGTAAAGAAACGGGCAAAGAAAATAGTAATGAAAGCAAAAATGCAGAGGAAGAGGACGAAACTCCTCCAGAGGATTTCACTGGTCCTTGGGCGGAACAAATCAATTGGGAGGAAACCCACCTTGGCGGATTTCGACGGATACTTCCCGTACCCGGAGATCCGGAGCGATACTCGCATTTATTCTTGGCACAAACACAAGCTTCGGTTTACAGCGAAACGGCTGCCAGTAAGAAGCGGGAGGAATGTGCCAAACAGCAACGGATCGAGCTGGAGGAACGTCACAAACTCAATCAAGCAATGCTACACAAGAATAATAAAGGAAAGAACATGTGTTTTGGTGAAGATTCTTCACCGGGTACAGCcaaacagaagaagaaaaagatcaAAATCGTCAAGAAAAGGGATCACTACAGTCCAGACTTCATAGTAGACTACGAGGAACGAGAACGGGTAGCGTTGCTGACTCAACGGGATTTTCTCATACGAACATGTGGATTGATTCAAAAT ATATACCTGAATTTCAACCGCCACAAGCTGCTAACCATGTCCGATATGCGAAAGTATCAGGACGTCTTTGCTAAACTGGTGGCGGCCGATTCGATGCAAGACTCAAACAATCAGAGCTCCAACCAATCAAGCACTGGTACCAGTCTTCCGGTGCTGTCCAACAACCAACAGCAACACTACGGGAACAACGCAACCTCACTTTCGACGAACTCCGGCAGCACCGGCTCCAACAGTACCAATCAGAAGCTACAAATCAAAAGCTTGGTGGCGATCAACGACGGCAGCTCGTGGATGCAGTGTACCGAAATTTTGCCACCAAGCAGACCTCCACTGCCGTATCTGCTGGCTGCACAGCCGACCAGCTACCGCAGCACTAAGTCTACGATGGCTCGGCAGGTGACCAACGTGGTGAAGCGGCACAACATGGATTCGCGGCAGCTTTACTCGGCCTCCGACAAGGTTATCTAG
- the LOC129757517 gene encoding tubulin polyglutamylase TTLL13-like isoform X2 yields MLPRRNKPTKLPPKSSKAKRKSSDEDESTEETPSASTASSSASESGSTDGSDCSSGSDSEMDTTETSFSSKSAVECVGSSKQQGLLKVNHRSYAVFCDSNKNCKGFCKGLCSSHSPGADPSEEVRKEPKPPISICILNSRYDIIPRICRRLGYKLVGESELWNVCWTDSLVGVDFCRDMRRFQKVNHFPGMFEICRKDLLARNLNRMLKLFPTEYAIFPKTWIFPADLGEAIAYSRLHRSKTYILKPDQGSQGRGIFITKNLKDVNPRDRLICQVYIHRPLLIDGYKFDLRVYTLVTSTDPLRVFVYKEGFARFATNKYREPCITNTSNNFMHLTNYSVNKYSRCFVNDEEVGSKRKFATLNRILTSEGYDIAELWNNIDDVIVKTILSSWQVLRHTYQASFPTHDIIQACFEILGFDIIIDYKLKPYILEVNHSPSFHTDESIDKEIKEALLTDTFIMLNLTGEVKKRVLEEDKQRIQSRLLQRLRDYSKSKETGKENSNESKNAEEEDETPPEDFTGPWAEQINWEETHLGGFRRILPVPGDPERYSHLFLAQTQASVYSETAASKKREECAKQQRIELEERHKLNQAMLHKNNKGKNMCFGEDSSPGTAKQKKKKIKIVKKRDHYSPDFIVDYEERERVALLTQRDFLIRTCGLIQNIYLNFNRHKLLTMSDMRKYQDVFAKLVAADSMQDSNNQSSNQSSTGTSLPVLSNNQQQHYGNNATSLSTNSGSTGSNSTNQKLQIKSLVAINDGSSWMQCTEILPPSRPPLPYLLAAQPTSYRSTKSTMARQVTNVVKRHNMDSRQLYSASDKVI; encoded by the exons ATGCTACCTCGCAGAAACAAACCTACCAAATTGCCTCCAAAGTCATCCAAAGCGAAGCGGAAATCCTCAGACGAAGATGAATCGACCGAGGAAACTCCTTCAGCATCTACTGCATCCTCGTCAGCCTCTGAGTCCGGATCAACCGATGGATCGGATTGCAGTTCCGGTTCGGACTCCGAGATGGACACCACGGAGACCTCGTTCTCGTCCAAAAGTGCCGTCGAATGTGTTGGGAGCAGCAAGCAGCAAGGATTACTCAAAGTTAACCATCGATCTTACGCGGTGTTCTGTGATTCAAACAAAAACTGCAAGGGATTCTGCAAAGGATTATGCAGCAGCCACTCACCGGGGGCTGATCCGAGTGAAGAAGTGAGAAAGGAGCCCAA ACCACCAATCAGTATTTGCATTTTAAACTCTCGGTACGATATAATACCTCGGATATGTCGCCGTCTGGGTTACAAGCTGGTGGGAGAGTCGGAGCTATGGAACGTTTGCTGGACGGATTCGCTGGTGGGAGTGGACTTTTGTCGGGACATGCGACGCTTCCAGAAAGTGAACCACTTCCCAGGGATGTTCGAAATCTGCCGCAAAGATCTGTTGGCTAGGAACCTGAACCGGATGTTGAAACTATTCCCGACCGAGTACGCGATCTTCCCGAAGACATGGATTTTCCCGGCCGA CTTGGGAGAAGCGATCGCGTACAGTCGGTTGCACCGCAGCAAAACGTACATCCTTAAACCGGACCAAGGATCGCAGGGCCGAGGAATATTCATCACAAAGAATTTGAAGGACGTGAATCCTAGGGATCGACTGATCTGTCAAGTTTATATTCATAGG ccCCTGCTAATAGACGGATATAAATTCGATTTGAGAGTATACACGCTGGTGACTTCAACGGATCCACTCCGAGTTTTCGTTTACAAGGAGGGGTTTGCCAGATTTGCAACGAACAAGTACCGTGAGCCCTGTATCACGAATACCTCGAATAACTTTATGCACCTTACCAACTACTCGGTGAACAAGTATAGTCGATGTTTCGTCAACGATGAGGAAGTCGGCAGCAAAAGAAAATTCGCCACGTTAAATCGGATTTTAACATCGGAAGGTTACGACATAGCAGAACTATGGAACAACATTGATGATGTGATTGTGAAGACCATTCTTAGTTCCTGGCAGGTTTTGAGGCACACGTATCAGGCGAGCTTCCCAACGCATGATATCATACAGGCGTGTTTCGAAATCTTAGGCTTCGACATCATCATAGACTACAAACTTAAGCCATACATTCTGGAGGTGAATCATTCGCCATCGTTCCACACAGACGAATCGATCGACAAAGAAATCAAAGAAGCATTACTCACCGACACCTTCATTATGCTGAACCTGACTGGAGAGGTAAAGAAGCGTGTTCTCGAAGAGGACAAACAGCGTATTCAAAGTAGACTGCTACAAAGACTGCGTGACTATTCTAAGAGTAAAGAAACGGGCAAAGAAAATAGTAATGAAAGCAAAAATGCAGAGGAAGAGGACGAAACTCCTCCAGAGGATTTCACTGGTCCTTGGGCGGAACAAATCAATTGGGAGGAAACCCACCTTGGCGGATTTCGACGGATACTTCCCGTACCCGGAGATCCGGAGCGATACTCGCATTTATTCTTGGCACAAACACAAGCTTCGGTTTACAGCGAAACGGCTGCCAGTAAGAAGCGGGAGGAATGTGCCAAACAGCAACGGATCGAGCTGGAGGAACGTCACAAACTCAATCAAGCAATGCTACACAAGAATAATAAAGGAAAGAACATGTGTTTTGGTGAAGATTCTTCACCGGGTACAGCcaaacagaagaagaaaaagatcaAAATCGTCAAGAAAAGGGATCACTACAGTCCAGACTTCATAGTAGACTACGAGGAACGAGAACGGGTAGCGTTGCTGACTCAACGGGATTTTCTCATACGAACATGTGGATTGATTCAAAAT ATATACCTGAATTTCAACCGCCACAAGCTGCTAACCATGTCCGATATGCGAAAGTATCAGGACGTCTTTGCTAAACTGGTGGCGGCCGATTCGATGCAAGACTCAAACAATCAGAGCTCCAACCAATCAAGCACTGGTACCAGTCTTCCGGTGCTGTCCAACAACCAACAGCAACACTACGGGAACAACGCAACCTCACTTTCGACGAACTCCGGCAGCACCGGCTCCAACAGTACCAATCAGAAGCTACAAATCAAAAGCTTGGTGGCGATCAACGACGGCAGCTCGTGGATGCAGTGTACCGAAATTTTGCCACCAAGCAGACCTCCACTGCCGTATCTGCTGGCTGCACAGCCGACCAGCTACCGCAGCACTAAGTCTACGATGGCTCGGCAGGTGACCAACGTGGTGAAGCGGCACAACATGGATTCGCGGCAGCTTTACTCGGCCTCCGACAAGGTTATCTAG